A region from the Biomphalaria glabrata chromosome 14, xgBioGlab47.1, whole genome shotgun sequence genome encodes:
- the LOC129922811 gene encoding uncharacterized protein LOC129922811 isoform X1 — MAATSGYDLEEFRKKLIHEAKTELELRGKELTAYVQQMVAAEAERLEKERSREAERVEREKARGREKEKEEADRIEREKVREAEKLEREKVREAERVEREKKEEAERIEREKKEEADRKVRIQVEQMRIEAGVSVPTEGNSNNSANIESHSSAAWMKKKIQPFAEDKDDIGDYLKRFEIKLAKFNVQEKEWSEILLDFVHGKALTICQNHDHAMQNSYQVLKKELLNAYGHNAATFRKKYYENTPSSQVDPQTTINSEKDFFTKWLAFENVENTYEGLKNFILIDNFINKCDPQLQSFVKERNPKVIEDLVEIIRIFKNAYPNNPLSVSDHKKVIDLVNYVKRNDGNDRGYGRRNDRSRERGNNGRDSYDGIKDRSWGNENNGRESYDRRIDRPKAGDRNLRDVTCFNCQEKGHMAYQCRKHRGNGAGNGNTQDNSGTSDRRGNQGNRRQERDNRPPDRVNFVRSIQDRDRDSGDSEPDEEINYVDCGEDRFKLYPGMINNKQVNVIRDTASSTLAVRRGLVKSKDYLGYTKSVRLADGAVKRFEACKVFLRSPLYTGYCEGVAMPRLSRDVLLGNVAGVSAASDKQVRSWKSRYGNMRRNKPRNDRICFNCHKHGHIAKDCWSRAEQSEQKIASSDRRHRSVSDSDDRRDDCGSGNRKSYPGRRPHAGYSGVRRDVNSSWREQMHCSGR; from the coding sequence ATGGCAGCTACTTCAGGTTACGACCTGGAAGAATTTAGGAAAAAGCTAATTCATGAAGCTAAGACAGAACTAGAACTGCGCGGCAAAGAACTAACTGCTTATGTACAGCAGATGGTGGCGGCAGAAGCAGAGCGCTTGGAGAAGGAAAGAAGTAGAGAAGCAGAACgcgtggagagagagaaagctagaggcagagaaaaagaaaaagaagaagcagatcgcATAGagcgggaaaaggttagagaggcagaaaaATTGGaaagggaaaaggttagagaggcggaacgggtagagagggagaaaaaagaagaggcggaACGCAtcgagagggagaaaaaagaagaggcggacagaaAAGTGAGAATTCAAGTAGAACAGATGAGGATAGAGGCTGGTGTAAGTGTGCCCACCGAAGGAAACAGCAACAATAGTGCCAACATAGAAAGCCATAGTAGCGCCGCATGgatgaagaagaaaatccaaccttTTGCGGAAGACAAGGACGACATCGGCGACTATCTGAAAcgctttgaaattaaacttgCAAAGTTTAATGTCCAGGAGAAGGAGTGGTCCGAAATCTTGTTGGACTTCGTACATGGGAAAGCCCTCACGATTTGCCAAAACCATGACCACGCCATGCAAAACAGCTATCAGGTGCTAAAGAAGGAACTGCTAAACGCATACGGGCACAACGCGGCAACATTCCGAAAGAAGTATTACGAAAACACTCCATCCAGCCAAGTTGATCCGCAGACAACCATCAACTCAGAGAAGGACTTCTTCACTAAATGGCTCGCATTCGAGAATGTAGAGAACACCTACGAGGGGTTGAAGAACTTCATTCTGATTGATAACTTTATCAATAAGTGCGACCCTCAGCTACAGTcctttgtaaaagaaagaaaccctaAGGTAATTGAAGACTTGGTAGAAATTATTAGGATCTTTAAGAATGCTTACCCAAATAACCCACTTTCAGTTAGCGaccacaaaaaagttattgacctGGTAAATTATGTAAAGAGAAATGATGGTAATGATAGGGGTTATGGTAGGAGAAATGATAGGTCCAGGGAACGTGGGAACAATGGTCGGGATAGTTATGATGGCATAAAGGACAGATCCTGGGGAAATGAAAACAATGGCAGGGAAAGTTATGATAGGAGAATAGATAGACCTAAAGCGGGTGATAGAAACCTTagggatgttacatgttttaactGTCAGGAAAAGGGACACATGGCATACCAGTGTAGGAAACATAGAGGGAATGGAGCTGGCAATGGGAATACACAGGATAATAGTGGCACTAGTGATAGGAGAGGTAATCAAGGAAACCGTAGACAAGAGAGGGATAATCGGCCACCAGATAGGGTTAATTTTGTAAGGAGCATCCAAGACAGGGATCGTGATAGTGGAGATAGTGAAccagatgaagaaattaattacgttgattgtggggaagatagatttaaactatatccaggcatgataaataataaacaggtaaATGTGATCCGGGACACAGCTAGCAGTACACTCGCAGTTCGACGAGGATTAGTTAAATCTAAGGATTATTTAGGCTATACCAAATCAGTCAGGTTGGCAGACGGCGCAGTTAAGAGGTTCGAAgcgtgcaaagtgttccttcgaTCTCCATTGTACACAGGGTATTGCGAAGGAGTAGCCATGCCGAGGTTATCTAGAGATGTTTTACTTGGAAATGTAGCAGGTGTCAGCGCCGCTTCTGACAAACAGGTTAGAAGTTGGAAAAGCAGGTATGGCAACATGAGGCGAAATAAACCTAGAAATGACAGAATTTGTTTTAACTGCCATAAACATGGGCACATCGCTAAAGACTGTTGGAGTAGGGCAGAACAGTCTGAACAGAAGATTGCGAGTTCGGATAGGAGGCACAGGTCTGTATCCGACAGTGACGATAGAAGAGATGACTGTGGTAGCGGTAATCGCAAGTCATACCCAGGTAGAAGGCCACACGCGGGCTATAGTGGAGTAAGAAGAGATGTAAACTCCAGTTGGAGAGAACAAATGCATTGCTCGGGCAGATAG
- the LOC129922811 gene encoding uncharacterized protein LOC129922811 isoform X2, whose protein sequence is MAATSGYDLEEFRKKLIHEAKTELELRGKELTAYVQQMVAAEAERLEKERSREAERVEREKARGREKEKEEADRIEREKVREAERVEREKKEEAERIEREKKEEADRKVRIQVEQMRIEAGVSVPTEGNSNNSANIESHSSAAWMKKKIQPFAEDKDDIGDYLKRFEIKLAKFNVQEKEWSEILLDFVHGKALTICQNHDHAMQNSYQVLKKELLNAYGHNAATFRKKYYENTPSSQVDPQTTINSEKDFFTKWLAFENVENTYEGLKNFILIDNFINKCDPQLQSFVKERNPKVIEDLVEIIRIFKNAYPNNPLSVSDHKKVIDLVNYVKRNDGNDRGYGRRNDRSRERGNNGRDSYDGIKDRSWGNENNGRESYDRRIDRPKAGDRNLRDVTCFNCQEKGHMAYQCRKHRGNGAGNGNTQDNSGTSDRRGNQGNRRQERDNRPPDRVNFVRSIQDRDRDSGDSEPDEEINYVDCGEDRFKLYPGMINNKQVNVIRDTASSTLAVRRGLVKSKDYLGYTKSVRLADGAVKRFEACKVFLRSPLYTGYCEGVAMPRLSRDVLLGNVAGVSAASDKQVRSWKSRYGNMRRNKPRNDRICFNCHKHGHIAKDCWSRAEQSEQKIASSDRRHRSVSDSDDRRDDCGSGNRKSYPGRRPHAGYSGVRRDVNSSWREQMHCSGR, encoded by the exons ATGGCAGCTACTTCAGGTTACGACCTGGAAGAATTTAGGAAAAAGCTAATTCATGAAGCTAAGACAGAACTAGAACTGCGCGGCAAAGAACTAACTGCTTATGTACAGCAGATGGTGGCGGCAGAAGCAGAGCGCTTGGAGAAGGAAAGAAGTAGAGAAGCAGAACgcgtggagagagagaaagctagaggcagagaaaaagaaaaagaagaagcagatcgcATAGagcgggaaaag gttagagaggcggaacgggtagagagggagaaaaaagaagaggcggaACGCAtcgagagggagaaaaaagaagaggcggacagaaAAGTGAGAATTCAAGTAGAACAGATGAGGATAGAGGCTGGTGTAAGTGTGCCCACCGAAGGAAACAGCAACAATAGTGCCAACATAGAAAGCCATAGTAGCGCCGCATGgatgaagaagaaaatccaaccttTTGCGGAAGACAAGGACGACATCGGCGACTATCTGAAAcgctttgaaattaaacttgCAAAGTTTAATGTCCAGGAGAAGGAGTGGTCCGAAATCTTGTTGGACTTCGTACATGGGAAAGCCCTCACGATTTGCCAAAACCATGACCACGCCATGCAAAACAGCTATCAGGTGCTAAAGAAGGAACTGCTAAACGCATACGGGCACAACGCGGCAACATTCCGAAAGAAGTATTACGAAAACACTCCATCCAGCCAAGTTGATCCGCAGACAACCATCAACTCAGAGAAGGACTTCTTCACTAAATGGCTCGCATTCGAGAATGTAGAGAACACCTACGAGGGGTTGAAGAACTTCATTCTGATTGATAACTTTATCAATAAGTGCGACCCTCAGCTACAGTcctttgtaaaagaaagaaaccctaAGGTAATTGAAGACTTGGTAGAAATTATTAGGATCTTTAAGAATGCTTACCCAAATAACCCACTTTCAGTTAGCGaccacaaaaaagttattgacctGGTAAATTATGTAAAGAGAAATGATGGTAATGATAGGGGTTATGGTAGGAGAAATGATAGGTCCAGGGAACGTGGGAACAATGGTCGGGATAGTTATGATGGCATAAAGGACAGATCCTGGGGAAATGAAAACAATGGCAGGGAAAGTTATGATAGGAGAATAGATAGACCTAAAGCGGGTGATAGAAACCTTagggatgttacatgttttaactGTCAGGAAAAGGGACACATGGCATACCAGTGTAGGAAACATAGAGGGAATGGAGCTGGCAATGGGAATACACAGGATAATAGTGGCACTAGTGATAGGAGAGGTAATCAAGGAAACCGTAGACAAGAGAGGGATAATCGGCCACCAGATAGGGTTAATTTTGTAAGGAGCATCCAAGACAGGGATCGTGATAGTGGAGATAGTGAAccagatgaagaaattaattacgttgattgtggggaagatagatttaaactatatccaggcatgataaataataaacaggtaaATGTGATCCGGGACACAGCTAGCAGTACACTCGCAGTTCGACGAGGATTAGTTAAATCTAAGGATTATTTAGGCTATACCAAATCAGTCAGGTTGGCAGACGGCGCAGTTAAGAGGTTCGAAgcgtgcaaagtgttccttcgaTCTCCATTGTACACAGGGTATTGCGAAGGAGTAGCCATGCCGAGGTTATCTAGAGATGTTTTACTTGGAAATGTAGCAGGTGTCAGCGCCGCTTCTGACAAACAGGTTAGAAGTTGGAAAAGCAGGTATGGCAACATGAGGCGAAATAAACCTAGAAATGACAGAATTTGTTTTAACTGCCATAAACATGGGCACATCGCTAAAGACTGTTGGAGTAGGGCAGAACAGTCTGAACAGAAGATTGCGAGTTCGGATAGGAGGCACAGGTCTGTATCCGACAGTGACGATAGAAGAGATGACTGTGGTAGCGGTAATCGCAAGTCATACCCAGGTAGAAGGCCACACGCGGGCTATAGTGGAGTAAGAAGAGATGTAAACTCCAGTTGGAGAGAACAAATGCATTGCTCGGGCAGATAG